One part of the Fusobacterium pseudoperiodonticum genome encodes these proteins:
- a CDS encoding type B 50S ribosomal protein L31: MKKGIHPEFNVVVFEDMAGNQFLTRSTKVPKETTTFEGKEYPVIKVAVSSKSHPFYTGEQRFVDTAGRVDKFNKKFNLGKK, from the coding sequence ATGAAAAAAGGAATACACCCTGAATTCAACGTTGTTGTTTTTGAAGATATGGCTGGTAACCAATTTTTAACTAGATCTACAAAAGTACCTAAAGAAACTACAACTTTTGAAGGAAAAGAATATCCAGTAATTAAAGTAGCTGTTAGCTCAAAATCACACCCATTCTATACTGGAGAACAAAGATTTGTTGACACTGCAGGTAGAGTTGACAAGTTTAACAAGAAATTTAACTTGGGTAAAAAATAA
- a CDS encoding RNA polymerase sigma factor, producing the protein MDFDNIYEEYFDRVYYKVLSVVKNDDDAEDICQETFISVYKNLSKFREESNIYTWIYRIAINKTYDFFKKRKIEFEINDDVLSLPEDVNFDTKVILQEKLKLISEKEREIVILKDIYGYKLKEIAEMKDMNLSTVKSVYYKALKDMGGN; encoded by the coding sequence ATGGATTTTGATAACATTTATGAAGAATATTTTGATAGAGTCTATTACAAAGTTTTAAGTGTTGTCAAAAACGATGATGATGCTGAAGATATTTGCCAAGAGACTTTTATAAGTGTATATAAAAATTTGAGTAAATTCAGAGAAGAGAGCAACATATATACTTGGATATATAGAATCGCAATAAATAAAACATATGATTTTTTCAAAAAAAGAAAAATTGAATTTGAAATAAATGATGATGTTTTGTCTTTACCAGAAGATGTTAATTTTGACACAAAGGTTATACTACAAGAAAAACTAAAATTAATATCTGAAAAAGAAAGAGAAATTGTTATTCTAAAAGATATTTATGGATATAAATTGAAAGAAATTGCAGAGATGAAAGATATGAATCTGTCTACTGTAAAATCTGTGTATTATAAAGCACTCAAAGATATGGGAGGAAATTAA
- the ispG gene encoding flavodoxin-dependent (E)-4-hydroxy-3-methylbut-2-enyl-diphosphate synthase, whose amino-acid sequence MTRIVKVGNLSIGGNNPIIIQSMTNTNSADVEATVKQINELEKAGCQLVRMTINNVKAAEAIKEIKKRVNLPLVADIHFDYRLALLAIENGIDKLRINPGNIGSDDNVKKVVEAAKEKNIPIRIGVNSGSIEKEILEKYGKPCVEALVESALYHVRLLEKFNFFDIIISLKSSNVKMMVEAYRKISSLVDYPLHLGVTEAGTKFQGTVKSAIGIGALLVDGIGATLRVSLTENPVEEIKVAKEILKVLDLSDEGVEIISCPTCGRTEIDLIGLAKQVEEEFQNEKNKFKVAVMGCVVNGPGEAREADYGVAAGRGIGILFKKGEIIKKVSEENLLEELKKLIADDLKNEKK is encoded by the coding sequence ATGACAAGAATTGTAAAGGTTGGAAATTTAAGTATAGGTGGAAATAATCCTATAATTATTCAATCTATGACTAATACAAATTCAGCTGATGTAGAGGCAACTGTAAAGCAAATAAATGAATTAGAAAAAGCAGGTTGTCAACTTGTTAGAATGACTATTAACAATGTTAAAGCTGCTGAAGCAATAAAAGAAATAAAAAAAAGAGTAAATCTACCATTGGTCGCAGATATACATTTTGACTATAGATTAGCTCTTCTAGCTATAGAGAATGGGATAGATAAATTAAGAATTAACCCTGGAAACATTGGCTCTGATGATAATGTTAAAAAAGTAGTTGAGGCTGCTAAAGAAAAAAATATTCCTATTAGAATAGGAGTAAATTCAGGTTCTATAGAAAAAGAAATTTTAGAAAAATACGGTAAACCTTGTGTAGAAGCATTGGTAGAAAGTGCTTTATATCATGTTAGACTACTTGAAAAATTTAATTTCTTTGATATAATAATCTCGCTTAAATCAAGTAATGTTAAAATGATGGTAGAAGCCTATAGAAAGATTAGCTCACTTGTGGACTATCCACTTCATCTAGGTGTTACTGAAGCAGGAACAAAATTTCAAGGAACAGTAAAATCAGCAATAGGAATAGGAGCACTTCTTGTTGATGGGATAGGAGCTACTTTAAGGGTATCTTTAACAGAAAATCCTGTTGAAGAAATAAAAGTTGCTAAAGAGATTTTAAAAGTTTTAGATCTATCTGATGAAGGTGTTGAAATTATTTCTTGTCCAACTTGTGGAAGAACAGAAATTGATTTAATAGGACTAGCTAAACAAGTTGAAGAAGAATTCCAAAATGAAAAAAATAAATTTAAAGTTGCTGTTATGGGTTGTGTTGTAAATGGTCCTGGTGAGGCTAGAGAAGCTGATTATGGAGTAGCAGCGGGTAGAGGTATAGGAATTCTATTTAAAAAAGGTGAGATCATTAAAAAGGTCTCTGAGGAGAATTTGCTGGAAGAACTAAAGAAATTAATAGCTGATGATTTAAAAAATGAAAAAAAATAA
- a CDS encoding peptidoglycan DD-metalloendopeptidase family protein, with amino-acid sequence MKRIVRKTMAYLLILAIVVFSFRLYMISSKEVVDTTQFTDYFQLDEADNGGLELTTSNFTTFEKEYNFVKEEKVEEDKKEKEKEKPTPPPPPKRAEEITYKIKKKDTIPAIAKRYGIKQDTILINNKDALNNKLKIGDTITFPSIDGLYYKLEKNDTLAKIAKKYGISVVDIVDYNNINPKRLKAGSTIFLKGVTLQKYKDVEGRLIAAQQAKEDKKKNKNKEKEKPEKPPKGTKGSPPPPPPEDNDDGGRSAAYSGAGFAYPVRYAGVSSPFGNRYHPVLKRYILHTGVDLVAKYVPLRAAKAGVVTFAGNMSGYGKIIIIRHDNGYETRYAHLSVISTNVGEHVNQGDLIGKTGNSGRTTGAHLHFEVRQNGVPKNPMKYLR; translated from the coding sequence ATGAAAAGAATTGTTAGGAAGACAATGGCATATCTATTAATTTTAGCTATTGTTGTATTTTCTTTTAGATTATATATGATTTCAAGTAAAGAAGTGGTTGACACTACTCAATTTACAGATTATTTTCAACTTGATGAAGCAGACAATGGAGGGTTAGAGCTAACAACAAGTAACTTTACTACCTTTGAAAAAGAATATAACTTTGTAAAGGAAGAAAAAGTAGAGGAAGATAAAAAAGAGAAGGAAAAAGAAAAACCTACACCTCCACCACCTCCAAAGAGAGCGGAGGAAATTACATATAAAATTAAAAAGAAAGATACAATCCCTGCTATTGCTAAAAGATATGGTATTAAACAAGATACTATTTTAATAAACAATAAAGATGCTCTAAATAATAAGTTGAAAATTGGAGATACAATTACTTTCCCTTCTATAGATGGTCTTTACTATAAATTAGAGAAAAATGATACTTTAGCTAAGATAGCTAAAAAATATGGAATAAGTGTCGTTGATATTGTTGACTATAATAATATCAATCCTAAGAGATTAAAAGCTGGATCAACTATCTTCTTAAAAGGAGTAACACTTCAAAAATATAAAGATGTTGAAGGTAGACTTATAGCTGCTCAACAAGCTAAAGAAGATAAAAAGAAAAATAAGAATAAAGAGAAAGAGAAACCAGAAAAGCCACCTAAGGGAACAAAAGGTTCTCCTCCACCACCTCCTCCTGAAGATAATGATGATGGAGGAAGGTCAGCAGCATATTCTGGAGCAGGATTTGCTTATCCAGTTAGATATGCAGGTGTATCGAGTCCATTTGGAAATAGATACCACCCAGTTTTAAAAAGATATATCTTACATACTGGTGTTGACTTAGTGGCTAAATATGTACCACTTAGAGCTGCTAAAGCAGGAGTAGTAACTTTTGCAGGTAATATGAGTGGATATGGAAAAATTATTATTATTAGACATGATAATGGATATGAAACTAGATATGCCCATTTAAGTGTTATTTCTACTAATGTTGGAGAACATGTAAATCAGGGAGATTTAATAGGAAAGACTGGTAACTCAGGACGTACAACAGGTGCTCATTTACACTTTGAAGTAAGACAAAATGGAGTTCCTAAAAATCCTATGAAATATCTACGTTAG
- the rho gene encoding transcription termination factor Rho, translating to MDILNKFLLKELQEIARIMDIEVSGQKKEELKALIIETLEENNTVLAYGVLDTAPEGFGFLKETTLGKNIYMSASQVKKFKLRRGDLILGEVRNPIGEERNFAIRRVLRVNDDDLNKIADRIPFEDLIPTYPREQIKLGLDHDNISGRILDLIAPIGKGQRSLIIAPPKAGKTTFISSIANAIIKGEKDTDVWILLIDERPEEVTDIKENVEGATVFASTFDDDPKNHIKVTEEIIERAKMKVEDGENVVILLDSLTRLSRAYNIVIPSSGKLLSGGIDPMALYHPKNFFGAARNIKNGGSLTIIATILVDTGSKMDEVIYEEFKSTGNCDIYLDRQLAEFRVFPAIDITRSGTRKEELLLKKNQIEEIWNLRRLLNDYDNKVSSTAALIKAIKTTKNNDELLRQLPKVLYK from the coding sequence ATGGATATTTTAAATAAATTTCTTTTAAAAGAGTTGCAGGAGATTGCTAGAATTATGGATATAGAAGTTTCTGGGCAAAAAAAAGAGGAGTTAAAAGCACTAATAATTGAGACGCTTGAAGAGAACAATACTGTTCTCGCTTATGGAGTACTAGACACTGCTCCTGAAGGTTTTGGTTTCTTAAAGGAAACTACATTAGGTAAAAATATCTATATGTCAGCTTCACAAGTAAAAAAATTCAAACTGAGAAGAGGAGATCTTATTCTGGGTGAGGTTAGAAATCCAATAGGTGAAGAAAGGAATTTTGCTATAAGAAGAGTTTTAAGAGTTAATGATGATGATTTAAATAAAATAGCTGATAGAATTCCCTTTGAGGACTTAATTCCTACTTATCCTAGAGAACAAATCAAGTTAGGTTTGGATCATGATAATATTTCAGGAAGAATTCTTGATTTAATAGCTCCAATTGGAAAAGGGCAAAGATCTTTAATAATAGCTCCTCCAAAAGCAGGTAAGACAACTTTTATTAGCTCTATTGCTAATGCTATAATAAAGGGTGAAAAAGATACTGATGTCTGGATATTATTAATAGATGAAAGACCTGAAGAAGTTACAGATATTAAGGAAAATGTAGAAGGAGCAACTGTTTTTGCTTCGACATTTGATGATGATCCTAAGAATCATATAAAAGTTACAGAAGAAATAATTGAAAGAGCAAAGATGAAAGTTGAAGATGGAGAAAATGTAGTTATCTTACTTGACTCTTTAACAAGACTTTCAAGAGCATATAATATAGTGATTCCATCAAGCGGTAAACTATTATCAGGAGGTATAGATCCTATGGCTCTATATCATCCAAAGAACTTTTTTGGTGCTGCAAGAAATATTAAAAATGGAGGTAGCTTAACTATTATCGCTACTATACTTGTGGATACTGGCAGTAAGATGGATGAAGTTATCTATGAAGAATTCAAGTCAACAGGAAACTGTGATATCTATTTAGATAGACAATTAGCTGAATTTAGAGTTTTCCCAGCTATAGATATCACAAGATCTGGAACAAGAAAAGAAGAACTACTTCTTAAAAAGAACCAAATTGAAGAAATTTGGAATTTAAGAAGATTACTGAATGATTATGACAATAAAGTAAGTTCAACAGCAGCCTTAATTAAGGCTATAAAAACAACAAAGAATAATGACGAATTATTGAGACAGTTACCTAAGGTTCTGTATAAATAA
- the miaB gene encoding tRNA (N6-isopentenyl adenosine(37)-C2)-methylthiotransferase MiaB — translation MKKASIITYGCQMNVNESAKIKKIFQNLGYDVTEETDDADAVFLNTCTVREGAATQIFGKLGELKALKEKKGTIIGVTGCFAQEQGEELVKKFPIIDIVMGNQNIGRIPQAIEKIENNESTHEVYTDNEDELPPRLDAEFASDQTASISITYGCNNFCTFCIVPYVRGRERSVPLEEIVKDVEQYVSKGAKEIVLLGQNVNSYGKDFKNGDNFAKLLEEICKVEGDYIVRFVSPHPRDFTDDVIDVIAKNDKISKCLHLPLQSGSSQVLRKMGRGYTKEKYLALVDKIKSKIPDVALTADIIVGFPGETEEDFLDTVDVVEKVSFDNSYMFMYSIRKGTKAATMDNQIDENVKKERLQRLMEVQNKCSFNESSKYKDKVVRVLVEGPSKKNKEVLSGRTSTNKIVLFKGDMALKGQFVDVKINECKTWTLYGELV, via the coding sequence GTGAAAAAGGCATCAATCATCACATATGGATGTCAAATGAATGTTAATGAAAGTGCTAAAATAAAAAAGATTTTTCAAAATTTAGGTTATGATGTAACAGAGGAAACTGACGATGCAGATGCAGTGTTCTTAAATACCTGTACTGTAAGAGAAGGTGCTGCTACTCAAATATTTGGAAAATTAGGTGAATTAAAAGCACTTAAAGAAAAAAAAGGAACTATAATTGGAGTTACAGGTTGCTTCGCTCAAGAGCAAGGTGAAGAACTTGTTAAAAAATTTCCAATAATAGATATAGTTATGGGGAACCAAAATATTGGTAGAATTCCTCAAGCAATAGAAAAAATTGAGAATAATGAGAGTACTCATGAAGTATATACAGATAATGAAGATGAATTACCACCAAGACTAGATGCAGAATTTGCATCTGATCAAACAGCTTCGATTTCTATAACTTATGGTTGCAATAATTTCTGTACTTTCTGTATAGTTCCTTATGTTAGAGGTAGAGAAAGATCCGTACCTCTTGAAGAGATAGTTAAAGATGTAGAACAGTACGTAAGTAAGGGTGCAAAAGAAATTGTTCTATTAGGTCAAAATGTAAATTCATACGGAAAGGATTTTAAAAACGGAGATAATTTTGCTAAACTTTTAGAAGAAATTTGTAAAGTTGAAGGAGATTATATAGTTAGATTTGTTTCTCCACATCCTAGAGATTTTACAGATGATGTTATAGATGTTATTGCTAAAAACGACAAAATATCAAAATGTTTACATTTGCCATTACAATCTGGCTCATCACAAGTTTTAAGAAAAATGGGAAGAGGTTATACAAAAGAAAAATATTTAGCTCTAGTTGATAAAATAAAATCAAAGATTCCTGATGTGGCTTTAACAGCAGATATCATAGTTGGTTTTCCTGGAGAAACAGAAGAAGACTTTTTAGATACTGTTGATGTTGTTGAGAAAGTTAGCTTTGATAATTCATATATGTTTATGTACTCAATAAGAAAAGGTACTAAGGCAGCTACTATGGATAATCAAATAGATGAAAATGTAAAAAAAGAAAGACTACAAAGATTAATGGAAGTACAAAACAAATGTTCTTTCAATGAAAGTAGCAAATACAAAGATAAAGTAGTAAGAGTCTTAGTAGAAGGACCTAGTAAGAAAAATAAAGAAGTTTTATCAGGAAGAACTTCAACGAATAAAATTGTTCTTTTTAAAGGTGATATGGCTTTAAAAGGGCAATTTGTAGATGTAAAGATAAATGAATGTAAGACTTGGACTTTATATGGAGAACTAGTCTAA
- a CDS encoding flavodoxin yields MKTVGIFFGTTGGKTQEVVDILAAQLGDAQVFDVANGVDEMEMFDNIILASPTYGMGELQDDWASVIDEVADMDFSGKVVAFVGVGDAAIFGGNYVESMKHFYDAVEPKGAKIVGFTSTDGYDFEASEAVIDGDKFMGLAIDASFDTDEITSKVEDWLENKVKDELL; encoded by the coding sequence ATGAAAACAGTTGGTATATTTTTTGGAACTACAGGTGGGAAAACTCAAGAAGTTGTTGATATCTTAGCTGCTCAATTAGGAGATGCTCAAGTATTTGACGTTGCTAATGGTGTAGATGAAATGGAAATGTTCGACAACATAATCTTAGCTTCTCCAACTTACGGAATGGGAGAATTACAAGATGACTGGGCTTCTGTTATTGATGAAGTTGCAGATATGGATTTCTCTGGAAAAGTTGTTGCATTTGTTGGTGTAGGAGATGCTGCAATATTCGGTGGAAACTATGTTGAATCAATGAAACACTTCTATGATGCAGTAGAACCTAAAGGAGCTAAAATAGTTGGATTTACTTCTACTGATGGATATGATTTCGAAGCTTCTGAAGCAGTAATCGATGGAGATAAATTTATGGGACTTGCTATAGATGCATCTTTCGATACTGATGAAATCACTTCTAAAGTTGAAGATTGGTTAGAAAACAAAGTTAAAGACGAATTACTATAA
- the rplQ gene encoding 50S ribosomal protein L17, with protein sequence MNHNKSYRKLGRRADHRKAMLKNMTISLVKAERIETTVTRAKELRKFAERMITFGKKNTLASRRNAFAFLRDEEAVAKIFNELAPKYADRNGGYTRIIKTSVRKGDSAEMAIIELV encoded by the coding sequence ATGAATCACAATAAATCATATAGAAAATTAGGAAGAAGAGCTGATCATAGAAAGGCTATGCTTAAAAATATGACTATATCACTTGTAAAAGCTGAAAGAATAGAAACAACTGTTACAAGAGCTAAAGAATTAAGAAAATTCGCTGAAAGAATGATTACTTTTGGTAAGAAAAATACTTTAGCATCTAGAAGAAATGCATTTGCATTCCTAAGAGATGAAGAAGCAGTAGCTAAAATATTTAATGAATTAGCACCTAAATATGCTGATAGAAATGGTGGATACACTAGAATCATCAAAACTTCTGTTAGAAAAGGTGACTCAGCTGAAATGGCTATAATTGAATTAGTATAA
- a CDS encoding DNA-directed RNA polymerase subunit alpha: MLKIEKQAKQINITEVKESNYKGQFVVEPLYRGYGNTLGNALRRVLLSSIPGAAIKGMRIEGVMSEFTVMDGVKEAVTEIILNVKEIVVKAESSGERRMTLSVKGPKVVKAADIVADIGLEIVNPEQVICTVTTDRTLDMEFLVDTGEGFVVSEEIDKKDWPVDYIAVDAIYTPIRKVSYEIQDTMFGRITDFDKLTLNVETDGSIEIRDALSYAVELLKLHLDPFLEIGNKMENLRDEIEEIIEEPIDIQVIDDKSHDMKIEELDLTVRSFNCLKKAGIEDVSQLASLSLNELLKIKNLGKKSLDEILEKMKDLGYDLEKNGSPE, from the coding sequence ATGTTAAAAATAGAAAAGCAGGCTAAGCAAATAAATATAACAGAAGTAAAAGAAAGCAATTATAAGGGACAATTTGTTGTAGAACCTCTATATAGAGGTTATGGAAATACTTTAGGAAATGCACTTAGAAGAGTTTTACTTTCTTCTATACCTGGAGCAGCAATAAAAGGTATGAGAATTGAAGGAGTAATGAGTGAATTCACTGTTATGGATGGTGTTAAAGAAGCTGTTACTGAAATTATTCTAAATGTTAAAGAAATAGTTGTTAAAGCAGAAAGTTCAGGAGAAAGAAGAATGACACTTTCTGTAAAAGGTCCTAAAGTTGTTAAAGCAGCTGATATTGTTGCAGATATTGGGCTTGAAATAGTTAACCCTGAACAAGTTATATGTACTGTGACTACTGATAGAACTTTAGATATGGAATTTCTTGTTGATACAGGAGAAGGTTTTGTTGTATCAGAAGAAATTGATAAAAAAGATTGGCCAGTAGATTACATAGCTGTAGATGCAATCTATACTCCAATTAGAAAGGTTTCTTATGAAATTCAAGATACAATGTTTGGTAGAATTACTGACTTTGATAAATTGACTTTAAATGTTGAGACTGATGGAAGTATAGAAATAAGAGATGCTTTATCATATGCTGTTGAGCTTTTAAAATTACATTTAGATCCATTCTTAGAGATTGGAAATAAAATGGAAAATCTAAGAGATGAAATTGAAGAAATTATTGAAGAACCAATAGATATTCAAGTTATTGATGATAAATCACATGATATGAAAATTGAGGAATTAGATTTAACAGTAAGATCTTTTAATTGCTTGAAAAAAGCTGGGATAGAAGATGTATCTCAATTAGCAAGCTTATCTTTAAATGAATTATTAAAAATTAAAAATTTAGGAAAAAAATCTCTTGATGAGATTTTAGAGAAGATGAAAGATTTAGGATACGATCTTGAAAAAAATGGATCTCCTGAATAA
- the rpsD gene encoding 30S ribosomal protein S4, giving the protein MARNRQPVLKKCRALGIDPVILGVKKSSNRQIRPNANKKPTEYAIQLREKQKAKFIYNVMEKQFRKIYEEAARKLGVTGLTLIEYLERRLENVVYRLGFAKTRRQARQIVSHGHIAVNGRRVNIASFRVKVGDVVSVIENSKNVELIKLAVEDATPPAWLELDRAAFSGKVLQNPTKDDLDFDLNESLIVEFYSR; this is encoded by the coding sequence ATGGCAAGAAATAGACAGCCTGTTTTGAAGAAGTGTAGAGCTTTAGGAATCGATCCAGTTATCCTAGGGGTTAAAAAATCTTCTAATAGACAAATAAGACCTAATGCAAATAAAAAACCAACTGAATATGCAATTCAATTAAGAGAAAAACAAAAAGCTAAATTTATATATAACGTTATGGAAAAACAATTCAGAAAGATATATGAAGAAGCAGCAAGAAAACTTGGAGTAACAGGTTTAACTTTAATAGAATACTTAGAAAGAAGACTAGAAAATGTTGTTTACAGACTAGGGTTCGCTAAAACTAGAAGACAAGCTAGACAAATAGTTTCTCACGGACATATAGCAGTAAACGGAAGAAGAGTTAACATAGCATCTTTCAGAGTAAAAGTAGGAGATGTTGTTTCTGTAATAGAAAACTCTAAAAATGTAGAATTAATAAAATTAGCAGTAGAAGATGCGACTCCACCAGCTTGGTTAGAATTAGATAGAGCTGCATTTTCAGGAAAGGTTCTTCAAAACCCAACTAAAGATGATTTGGATTTTGATTTAAATGAATCTTTAATAGTTGAATTTTATTCAAGATAA
- the rpsK gene encoding 30S ribosomal protein S11, with amino-acid sequence MAKKTVAKIKKKSKNIPNGVAHIHSTFNNTIVTITDVDGKVISWKSGGTSNFKGTKKGTPFAAQIAAEQAAQIAMENGMRKIEVKVKGPGSGREACIRSLQAAGLEVTKITDVTPVPHNGCRPPKRRRV; translated from the coding sequence TTGGCTAAAAAGACAGTAGCTAAGATAAAAAAGAAAAGTAAAAATATTCCTAACGGAGTAGCTCATATACATTCAACTTTTAATAACACAATAGTTACAATAACTGACGTAGATGGAAAGGTTATAAGCTGGAAATCAGGAGGAACTTCTAATTTCAAAGGAACTAAGAAAGGAACTCCATTCGCAGCTCAAATAGCAGCTGAACAAGCAGCTCAAATAGCTATGGAAAACGGAATGAGAAAGATTGAAGTTAAAGTAAAAGGACCTGGTTCAGGAAGAGAAGCTTGTATCAGATCACTTCAAGCTGCAGGATTAGAAGTTACTAAAATAACTGACGTAACTCCTGTACCTCATAATGGATGTAGACCACCAAAAAGAAGAAGAGTGTAA
- the rpsM gene encoding 30S ribosomal protein S13, with protein sequence MARIAGVDIPRNKRVEIALTYIYGIGRPTSQKILKEAGINFDTRVKDLTEEEVNKIREIIKDIKVEGDLRKEVRLSIKRLMDIKCYRGLRHKMNLPVRGQSSKTNARTVKGPKKPIRK encoded by the coding sequence TTGGCTAGAATAGCAGGAGTAGATATCCCAAGAAACAAAAGAGTTGAAATAGCTCTAACATATATTTATGGAATTGGAAGACCAACTTCTCAAAAAATATTAAAAGAAGCTGGGATAAATTTTGACACTAGAGTTAAAGATTTAACAGAAGAAGAAGTAAATAAAATCAGAGAAATCATAAAAGATATCAAAGTTGAAGGAGATCTTAGAAAAGAAGTAAGATTATCTATAAAAAGACTTATGGATATCAAATGTTACAGAGGTTTAAGACATAAAATGAATCTTCCTGTAAGAGGACAAAGTTCAAAGACTAATGCAAGAACAGTAAAAGGTCCTAAAAAACCTATAAGAAAGTAA
- the rpmJ gene encoding 50S ribosomal protein L36 translates to MKVRVSIKPICDKCKIIKRHGKIRVICENPKHKQVQG, encoded by the coding sequence ATGAAAGTTAGAGTATCAATAAAACCTATTTGTGACAAGTGTAAGATTATTAAAAGACATGGAAAAATAAGAGTAATCTGTGAAAATCCTAAACATAAACAAGTTCAAGGATAA
- the infA gene encoding translation initiation factor IF-1 produces MSKKDVIELEGTIVEALPNAMFKVELENGHTILGHISGKMRMNYIKILPGDGVTVQISPYDLSRGRIVYRKKN; encoded by the coding sequence ATGTCAAAGAAAGATGTTATCGAATTGGAAGGTACTATAGTAGAGGCCTTACCTAATGCTATGTTTAAAGTAGAATTAGAAAATGGACATACTATACTTGGCCACATCTCTGGAAAAATGAGAATGAATTACATTAAAATTTTACCAGGCGATGGAGTAACTGTACAGATCTCTCCTTATGACTTGTCGAGGGGTAGAATAGTATACAGAAAGAAAAACTAG